A portion of the Anaerolineae bacterium genome contains these proteins:
- the recN gene encoding DNA repair protein RecN: MLSEITIRNFAIIDELRLRLRAGFNIFTGETGAGKSIIIDAISTLLGGRATSDVIRSGTEEAYIEGVFILDEAHVSLIKPTLEEYGLEITDNILIISREIREGRSICRVNGRTVPAGVLSQITPYLIDIHGQSEHLALLSPARQRDFLDRYGGLEELRNKVAEKVKRLREVRALLEKLRRDEREIARRIDQLEYQVQEITSANLKSGEDEELAQERRRLLNAEKLQSLADEVYSALYEGAEGENSALDQMARALNALQGLGKIEPEMEKLYKALEEAMAWTEEIAHRIRDYRDRIEFSPERLQQVEERLQLINSLKRKYGDTIEEILEYAEAARRELAEISTNQERIEELAREEEKLLHEIGALACELSLRRREAAASLAEGVEKHLAELGMAKARFQVSITWKEDPDGVWVDNKRYAFDSTGIDRVEFLVSTNPGEPLKPLAKVASGGETSRLMLALKTVLSAADDTPTLIFDEIDAGIGGRMGAVVGEKMWRLSEHHQVLCVTHLPQLAAYGDAHFRVEKVEINQRTVTRVKELERRARIEELALMLGSSTPLAYQSAEEMLRQVEAFKSSFQTT; encoded by the coding sequence GTGCTGAGCGAGATAACTATCAGGAACTTTGCGATAATTGATGAGTTGCGCCTGCGCTTGCGGGCGGGTTTCAATATTTTTACTGGAGAAACAGGTGCAGGCAAGTCTATAATTATTGATGCTATAAGCACCCTCCTCGGAGGCCGCGCTACAAGCGACGTCATAAGGTCAGGAACAGAAGAGGCTTACATAGAGGGAGTTTTCATCCTGGACGAAGCTCACGTTTCCCTTATAAAGCCCACCCTTGAGGAATATGGCCTGGAGATTACAGACAACATCCTCATCATATCCAGAGAAATCCGCGAAGGAAGAAGCATATGTCGGGTAAACGGCCGAACTGTGCCTGCAGGGGTTTTGTCTCAGATAACTCCCTATCTCATTGATATCCACGGCCAGAGCGAACATCTGGCCCTGCTGAGCCCAGCACGCCAGAGGGATTTCTTAGACCGATACGGGGGGCTTGAGGAACTCAGAAATAAAGTGGCTGAAAAGGTCAAGCGCCTGCGGGAAGTCAGGGCCCTTTTGGAGAAACTGAGGCGCGACGAGAGGGAAATAGCCAGACGCATAGACCAGCTTGAATACCAGGTTCAGGAGATAACATCGGCTAATTTGAAGTCTGGAGAGGATGAGGAGCTGGCTCAGGAGAGGCGCCGTCTGCTAAACGCCGAAAAATTGCAATCTCTGGCCGACGAGGTTTACAGCGCCCTTTACGAAGGGGCCGAAGGGGAAAACTCAGCTTTGGACCAGATGGCCCGAGCCCTCAATGCCCTCCAGGGGCTGGGGAAAATAGAGCCGGAGATGGAAAAGCTCTATAAAGCCCTGGAGGAAGCAATGGCCTGGACTGAAGAAATAGCCCATCGGATCAGGGATTACCGGGACAGAATTGAATTCAGCCCCGAAAGGCTTCAGCAGGTAGAAGAACGCCTCCAGCTCATAAATTCCCTGAAGCGCAAATACGGCGACACTATTGAGGAAATTCTGGAATATGCAGAAGCCGCCCGGAGGGAGCTGGCGGAAATATCTACAAATCAGGAGAGGATTGAAGAGCTGGCGAGGGAAGAGGAGAAACTTCTGCACGAGATAGGGGCCTTGGCCTGTGAGCTTTCCCTCAGACGCAGGGAGGCAGCCGCTTCGCTGGCAGAAGGGGTTGAAAAGCATCTGGCAGAACTGGGCATGGCCAAAGCACGGTTCCAGGTAAGCATAACCTGGAAGGAAGACCCGGATGGGGTCTGGGTGGACAATAAACGCTATGCTTTTGATTCCACAGGTATTGACCGGGTTGAGTTTCTGGTTTCCACGAATCCCGGCGAGCCCCTGAAACCCCTGGCGAAAGTGGCCTCGGGTGGAGAGACCTCCCGCCTCATGCTGGCTTTGAAGACCGTGCTTTCCGCAGCGGACGATACCCCAACCCTTATCTTTGACGAAATTGATGCTGGAATAGGGGGGAGAATGGGGGCGGTGGTAGGAGAGAAGATGTGGCGCCTCTCGGAGCACCACCAGGTCCTGTGTGTGACCCACTTGCCTCAGCTGGCAGCCTACGGCGATGCTCATTTCAGGGTGGAGAAAGTGGAAATAAACCAGCGAACAGTGACCAGAGTTAAAGAGCTGGAAAGAAGAGCCAGGATTGAAGAACTGGCTTTAATGTTGGGGTCCTCAACACCGCTCGCTTACCAGAGCGCTGAAGAGATGCTTCGCCAGGTAGAAGCCTTCAAAAGCTCCTTTCAAACTACCTGA
- the trmD gene encoding tRNA (guanosine(37)-N1)-methyltransferase TrmD, whose product MHFDILTLFPGMFAGVFEESILKKARERGLVSIAIHNIRDYATGRHKVTDDYPYGGGGGMVMKPEPIFRAVESILGLEEGQKPHVPVILLSPKGRLFTQEVAWELSRHSRIVLICGHYEGVDERVRLYLANDEISIGDYVLTGGEIPAMVIVDAVARLIPGVLGDPAAAFEDSYSQGLLEYPHYTRPADFRGYKVPEVLLSGNHAAIARWRRQQSLLITWQRRPDLLKKARLTEEDREFLRKLEEGLQP is encoded by the coding sequence ATTCACTTTGACATCCTGACCCTCTTTCCTGGAATGTTTGCGGGGGTTTTTGAGGAGAGCATACTGAAGAAGGCCCGGGAGAGGGGCCTGGTCTCCATTGCCATTCACAACATCAGAGATTACGCCACTGGCAGGCATAAAGTAACTGATGATTACCCTTACGGAGGTGGTGGGGGTATGGTTATGAAACCAGAGCCCATCTTCCGGGCCGTGGAAAGCATCCTTGGCCTGGAGGAAGGTCAGAAACCCCATGTTCCTGTGATCCTCCTGAGCCCTAAGGGCCGTCTGTTTACCCAGGAAGTGGCGTGGGAGCTTTCCCGCCACTCTCGCATCGTCCTGATCTGCGGCCATTACGAAGGAGTTGATGAAAGGGTGAGGCTTTATCTGGCCAATGATGAAATCTCCATTGGGGATTACGTTCTTACTGGAGGAGAAATCCCTGCCATGGTGATTGTGGACGCCGTAGCCAGGCTAATCCCCGGGGTGCTCGGGGATCCGGCGGCAGCTTTTGAAGATTCCTACTCCCAGGGGCTCCTGGAATATCCTCACTATACCCGTCCGGCTGATTTTCGAGGCTATAAGGTTCCGGAGGTTCTACTTTCGGGAAACCATGCAGCCATTGCGCGTTGGCGCAGGCAGCAATCTTTACTCATTACCTGGCAACGTCGCCCTGACCTCCTCAAAAAGGCCCGCCTTACAGAAGAAGATAGAGAATTCCTCCGGAAACTGGAAGAAGGCCTCCAGCCTTGA
- a CDS encoding uracil-DNA glycosylase, whose amino-acid sequence MGELESLYEEIKNCTKCRLHQSRTRAVPGEGPENARIMFIGEAPGFHEDRQGRPFVGAAGQFLDELLASIGLKREEVYICNVIKCRPPGNRDPMKDEIDACAPYLDRQLEIIKPKLVVTLGRYSLAKFLPKASITKVRGQPVKVGKMICYPVLHPAAALHQPRWREILEEDFKRIPQILEELDRLEVQDESKARQLSLF is encoded by the coding sequence ATGGGTGAACTGGAAAGCCTTTATGAAGAGATTAAAAACTGCACTAAATGTCGGCTTCATCAGAGCCGAACCAGAGCTGTTCCGGGGGAAGGGCCTGAAAATGCCCGGATAATGTTCATAGGGGAAGCCCCGGGCTTTCACGAGGACCGGCAGGGCAGACCTTTTGTGGGAGCAGCGGGGCAATTCCTGGATGAGCTTTTAGCCAGTATAGGCTTAAAGCGCGAGGAGGTTTACATTTGCAATGTTATCAAATGCCGTCCACCAGGCAACCGGGACCCCATGAAGGATGAGATTGATGCGTGCGCACCCTACCTTGATCGCCAGCTGGAGATAATAAAGCCAAAACTTGTGGTAACCCTCGGGCGGTATTCTCTGGCCAAGTTTCTCCCCAAAGCTTCCATAACCAAGGTGCGAGGTCAACCTGTAAAGGTTGGGAAGATGATCTGCTATCCAGTTCTGCATCCTGCTGCCGCCCTGCACCAGCCCAGGTGGCGCGAGATTCTGGAAGAGGATTTCAAACGCATCCCTCAAATTTTGGAAGAACTGGATAGGCTGGAGGTGCAGGACGAAAGCAAAGCGCGGCAGCTCAGCCTTTTCTAA
- the rimI gene encoding ribosomal protein S18-alanine N-acetyltransferase, whose translation MEIPFIIRPMTLEDLPEVMEIEKASFKMPWSQSAYQYELTRNDRSFYLVVRLKAEEGEGPLIAYGGFWFLVGEAHICTLAVKPEWRGRGIGELTLYSLINLALRLGAELATLEVRVSNKAAQNLYRKYGFEVVGRRKGYYSDGEDALIMTVFDINTPKYRSLLAKNRENLERRLREESHG comes from the coding sequence ATGGAAATACCTTTTATAATCAGGCCCATGACCCTTGAAGATTTGCCGGAGGTTATGGAAATAGAGAAAGCGAGCTTCAAGATGCCCTGGTCTCAATCGGCTTATCAATATGAGCTTACCCGCAATGACCGCAGCTTCTACCTGGTGGTTCGGCTCAAGGCCGAGGAGGGGGAAGGGCCCCTCATAGCCTACGGCGGCTTCTGGTTCCTCGTAGGTGAAGCTCACATATGCACCCTCGCCGTGAAGCCCGAATGGAGAGGCAGAGGGATCGGAGAGCTTACTTTGTATTCTCTCATAAACCTAGCCCTCCGCCTCGGGGCGGAGCTTGCTACCCTGGAAGTTAGAGTTTCCAACAAAGCTGCCCAGAACCTTTACCGAAAATATGGCTTTGAGGTAGTAGGAAGGCGCAAGGGTTATTATTCCGATGGGGAAGATGCTCTCATCATGACAGTTTTTGACATAAACACCCCGAAGTATCGCTCGCTTCTGGCTAAAAACCGGGAGAACTTAGAACGGAGACTTAGGGAGGAAAGTCATGGGTGA
- the tsaB gene encoding tRNA (adenosine(37)-N6)-threonylcarbamoyltransferase complex dimerization subunit type 1 TsaB, with the protein MKTMLLAIDTSTKFSGIALFDGEKILAEENWFSRESHTLQLMPRIVRMMETQGLKPADLKAIGVALGPGSFTGLRIGMAVAKGLALSLKIDLVGVPTLDFLAYPLSYQPLPVWSVLEAGRGRIYTAGYKRVGKRWKRLTEYMALAWEELPSRVQNGSFIFCGEIDQYGRDFIEEVFGKRAKVADPAFSLRRAGFLAQMAYQLWLSSHKDDPASLSPIYLKGI; encoded by the coding sequence ATGAAAACTATGCTTCTGGCCATTGATACCTCCACTAAATTTTCGGGCATAGCCCTTTTTGACGGGGAGAAAATCCTGGCGGAGGAGAACTGGTTTTCCCGTGAAAGTCACACCCTCCAGCTTATGCCCAGGATTGTCAGGATGATGGAGACTCAGGGCCTGAAGCCCGCAGACCTCAAGGCAATCGGGGTAGCCCTCGGGCCAGGTTCTTTCACTGGACTGCGTATAGGGATGGCTGTGGCTAAAGGTCTCGCTCTTTCCCTTAAGATTGACCTGGTGGGTGTTCCAACTTTGGATTTCCTGGCCTACCCCTTATCTTACCAGCCTCTACCGGTATGGAGTGTCCTAGAGGCGGGGCGCGGCAGAATCTATACCGCAGGTTATAAAAGGGTGGGGAAGCGATGGAAAAGGCTCACCGAGTATATGGCTCTGGCCTGGGAGGAGTTGCCTTCCAGAGTGCAGAATGGTAGCTTTATTTTCTGCGGAGAAATTGACCAGTATGGAAGGGATTTCATAGAAGAAGTTTTCGGGAAGAGAGCCAAGGTAGCAGATCCCGCCTTTTCCCTCAGGAGGGCTGGGTTTCTGGCCCAGATGGCTTACCAGTTATGGCTGTCCTCCCACAAAGATGATCCCGCTTCCCTTTCGCCCATCTACCTTAAGGGGATTTAG
- the tsaE gene encoding tRNA (adenosine(37)-N6)-threonylcarbamoyltransferase complex ATPase subunit type 1 TsaE, translating to MSPILKGAVISFISRSEEQTRRLGIRLGRLLQAGDVICLEGPLGSGKTCFVQGIGIGMGVEEPITSPSFILINEYRTSSGLTLYHIDFYRLSDPVEEALAIGIEEKLYGDGVCVIEWADRAREIIPPERLWITFNHLDRHQRSLLMEASGKRYVQLLDAFKESAFGFK from the coding sequence ATGAGCCCAATCCTCAAGGGAGCGGTTATTTCTTTCATAAGCCGCAGCGAAGAGCAAACAAGACGCCTTGGAATAAGGCTTGGGAGGCTTCTCCAGGCTGGGGATGTGATCTGTCTGGAAGGCCCCTTAGGAAGCGGAAAAACCTGCTTTGTCCAGGGGATAGGAATCGGGATGGGGGTGGAAGAGCCCATAACAAGTCCCTCTTTTATCCTAATAAACGAGTACAGAACCTCATCCGGCCTGACCCTTTACCATATTGATTTTTACCGCCTCAGCGATCCCGTGGAGGAGGCCCTGGCTATCGGGATAGAAGAAAAGCTTTACGGCGACGGGGTATGCGTGATAGAATGGGCTGATAGAGCGCGGGAGATAATCCCACCAGAGAGGCTGTGGATAACCTTCAACCACCTTGATAGACATCAGCGAAGCCTTCTGATGGAAGCCAGTGGTAAGAGGTATGTTCAGCTTTTAGACGCTTTCAAAGAATCGGCGTTCGGTTTTAAATGA
- a CDS encoding DUF4013 domain-containing protein codes for MDIGKAFSYVFEDKNWLVKLLIGGVLLLIPIVNFISIGYALRTLRNVAEGEEKPLPEWDNWGDYFTKGLMVFLATLLYLLPFYILLGIGGALVGIAGAREEGALASIAALCGSLAYCLTSVYGLAFSLWLPGALTFYLFKGNFGSMFSFSEIFRYISANIGNYLIAWIISVVASFVASFGVILCVIGVIFTLFWAYLVWAHLFGQVWRAASGKAVV; via the coding sequence ATGGATATAGGAAAAGCTTTCAGTTATGTATTTGAGGACAAAAATTGGCTTGTCAAACTTCTCATCGGCGGCGTACTTCTCCTTATTCCCATCGTTAATTTCATCTCCATAGGCTATGCTCTAAGGACCCTTCGCAATGTTGCCGAAGGAGAGGAAAAACCTCTTCCCGAGTGGGACAATTGGGGTGATTACTTCACCAAAGGGCTGATGGTTTTCCTGGCCACCCTGCTTTATTTGTTACCCTTCTATATCCTCTTAGGCATTGGTGGAGCCCTTGTAGGCATTGCTGGGGCCAGAGAAGAGGGCGCTTTGGCCTCTATTGCTGCCTTATGTGGCTCTCTCGCGTACTGCCTGACCAGCGTTTACGGCTTAGCTTTTAGCCTCTGGCTCCCAGGAGCTTTAACCTTTTACCTGTTTAAAGGAAACTTCGGCTCCATGTTCAGCTTCAGCGAAATATTTCGCTATATCTCCGCCAACATCGGCAATTACCTTATAGCCTGGATAATTTCCGTTGTGGCATCGTTCGTGGCTTCTTTCGGGGTGATTCTCTGCGTCATAGGCGTTATATTTACCCTTTTCTGGGCTTACCTGGTCTGGGCCCACCTATTCGGCCAGGTTTGGAGGGCGGCTTCAGGAAAAGCAGTAGTGTAA
- a CDS encoding MBL fold metallo-hydrolase produces the protein MVKVGDKIFVETNFREGNVGLIKLEEGAILVNVPPSPAEVDRWLQELEEINGGPLLYVVVTDCHPLRLLGLLKVPLPRIAHYNMREELLGARSYYKLIFRESYQKFYDGEPPETFEAFLPTLAFKGIMTLHRGRDIVKLISASGPTSASIAVYLPRDKVLFAGALAVQGTHPDLRLALSGRWIRNLKRLKALPVNTVIPGHGSPCGPEIFDKMIEYLTSVRRAVKEFYLAGKGRPDISRLVNNLLPLFPYPPEQEEEVRNLLKAGLSHLYDEIRARELKATS, from the coding sequence ATGGTAAAGGTTGGAGATAAAATCTTTGTAGAAACAAACTTCCGCGAAGGCAACGTCGGGCTCATAAAGCTGGAAGAAGGCGCAATTCTTGTCAATGTCCCTCCCTCCCCTGCGGAGGTGGATAGATGGCTTCAAGAATTAGAGGAAATTAACGGCGGACCATTGCTTTACGTTGTGGTCACCGATTGCCACCCTCTCCGCCTCCTGGGCCTGTTAAAAGTGCCTCTGCCCAGGATTGCTCACTATAATATGCGGGAAGAATTGCTCGGTGCCAGATCTTACTACAAGCTCATCTTTAGAGAAAGCTACCAGAAATTTTACGACGGAGAACCCCCTGAAACCTTTGAGGCCTTTTTGCCCACATTAGCTTTCAAGGGAATCATGACCCTGCACCGTGGTCGGGATATAGTTAAATTGATATCAGCAAGCGGACCTACTTCAGCCAGCATAGCTGTTTATTTGCCCCGGGATAAAGTCCTTTTTGCCGGCGCACTGGCGGTTCAGGGAACCCATCCGGATTTAAGATTGGCCCTGTCGGGCAGATGGATCAGGAATCTGAAGCGATTAAAGGCTTTGCCCGTAAATACCGTGATCCCGGGACATGGGAGCCCCTGTGGGCCCGAGATTTTTGACAAGATGATAGAATATCTCACCAGCGTAAGGAGAGCCGTAAAGGAATTCTATCTGGCTGGGAAAGGACGCCCCGATATATCCAGGCTCGTGAACAATTTGTTACCCCTCTTTCCCTACCCCCCTGAACAGGAGGAGGAAGTGCGCAATCTCCTCAAAGCCGGCCTCTCTCACCTTTACGACGAAATCAGAGCTAGAGAACTAAAAGCTACGAGCTAA
- a CDS encoding ribose-phosphate pyrophosphokinase — MYKMYGDLAVYSGRAHPELAREIASYLGVELGKIEIFEFPNENIFVRLLSSVRAKDVFFIQPTCSPVNRNLVELLIAIDTLKRDSAGRITAVVPYYAYGRTDKKDEPRVPITARLVADLITVAGADRVLTVDLHAPQIQGFFNIPVDEIHVSFLLEEYFIEKNIPDLVVLAPDVGAVRRARNFAERIGAPLAIVEKRRYTEPGGSRVIDYGIIGDVKDKNVLIVDDEIDTASTIAHAYAAAKKFGCKDVYACAIHPIFSPPFCYQNLEGLEIKEIVVTNTVPISPEKRARLPKIQVISIGPLLGEVIRRIHMGVSVGALFNE, encoded by the coding sequence ATGTACAAGATGTACGGTGACCTCGCCGTCTATAGCGGAAGAGCCCATCCTGAGCTTGCCAGGGAAATCGCCAGCTACCTGGGAGTAGAACTCGGAAAGATTGAAATCTTTGAATTCCCCAACGAGAATATCTTTGTCCGGTTGCTTTCCAGTGTAAGAGCCAAAGACGTATTTTTTATTCAACCCACATGCTCCCCTGTAAACCGCAATCTGGTGGAACTCCTTATAGCCATTGATACCCTGAAGAGGGATTCGGCCGGGCGGATAACCGCTGTTGTTCCCTATTACGCTTACGGCCGAACCGATAAAAAGGACGAACCAAGAGTGCCGATAACCGCCAGGCTTGTGGCAGACCTCATAACCGTAGCTGGAGCTGACAGAGTTCTCACTGTGGACCTGCACGCACCTCAAATTCAGGGGTTTTTCAACATACCGGTGGATGAAATCCACGTCTCCTTCCTTTTGGAAGAATATTTCATAGAGAAAAATATTCCCGACCTCGTGGTTCTGGCCCCCGACGTTGGTGCAGTCAGAAGAGCCCGCAACTTCGCCGAAAGAATTGGAGCCCCATTGGCTATCGTGGAAAAAAGACGGTACACCGAGCCAGGGGGCTCAAGAGTGATTGATTACGGGATAATTGGAGATGTAAAAGACAAAAACGTTCTTATAGTTGATGATGAGATTGATACCGCTTCCACCATCGCTCACGCTTATGCTGCCGCCAAGAAGTTCGGCTGCAAAGATGTTTACGCTTGCGCTATCCACCCCATCTTCTCACCACCGTTTTGCTATCAAAACCTGGAAGGTCTTGAAATAAAGGAAATCGTCGTCACCAATACCGTCCCCATAAGCCCTGAAAAAAGAGCAAGGTTGCCTAAAATCCAGGTTATATCCATAGGCCCATTGCTTGGAGAAGTTATAAGACGCATCCACATGGGCGTATCGGTAGGGGCGCTGTTCAACGAATGA
- a CDS encoding preprotein translocase subunit SecA encodes MLKKLLSTVLGESNERELKKLEPLVQEINSLEPEMERLSDEELRKLTEEFRKELRKETASLRERVEEKKAELEAEEEPDLREKLEEEYNRLDEELRKAEEKFLNRILPKAFAAVREASKRTIGLRHFDVQLMGGIVLHQGKVAEMKTGEGKTLVATLPVYLNALTGRGVHVVTVNDYLAKRDTQWMGPIYHLLGLKVGVIQSLAADPAMSSFIYDPDYLSEDDRYQHLRPVSRREAYLADVTYGTNHEFGFDYLRDNMVQDLSECVQRGLNYAIVDEIDNILIDEARTPLIISGPAQESAELYKTFAHLVPQLTPGIDYQVDEKARIATLTEEGIEKVERMLGIENLYSSQYFHLLPYLDNALRAYALYHRDKDYIVKDNEVIIVDEFTGRLMYGRRYSEGLHQAIEAKEGVPIQRESLTLATITFQNYFRLYKKLAGMTGTAATEAEEFYKIYGLDVVVIPTHKPMIRIDYPDVVYKTEEAKFRAVTKEILQLHCQDRPILVGTLSIEKSEHLSSRLSPQRLQDLARVIILRDALNSRNDIDSSQREKWNKALNVPLEKLDPREINSMARKLGVNPNILAHENILRLAQVLGVENVQKLEKILREGIPHQVLNAKYHEKEAQIIAQAGRPGAVTIATNMAGRGVDILLGGNPEGLTREKLRQEGFDLTQIRSSEWDEALKMLRRGEDPSVRFPTRWAQVLAEMYKKCQEDHQKVVKLGGLHVIGTERHEARRIDNQLRGRAGRQGDPGSSRFYVSLEDELMRKMGGAQGLLEKVWADEDMPIEHGLVTKAIEQAQIRMEGYNFDYRKHVLEYDDVVNKQREVIYRQRREILRQKNLRPFVMDILKEKLSALVDSYAASGEDGRPDWKSLHSAVKAVIPPEFLPSPDSWRGKSSRQIEEELHVLAEKAYDTLSSAMAREFWDTMAEQGKRLMDLSLEPNPIFRLVYDFISSELKEELESIKGKPFSALGRTLRERLEKPIAKALALGRDRFVMLRAVDSLWVRHLTDLDELKEGIGLRAFGHQNPLIAFKREAHEMYENLLAQIRDQIAQGVLYTFVAVKKPEPAMPRLRVPVPAQVPQGQRRPGRNEPCWCGSGKKYKHCHMRQDEAMGRR; translated from the coding sequence TTGCTCAAAAAGTTACTGAGCACGGTCTTGGGCGAATCCAACGAGCGGGAGCTTAAAAAACTTGAACCCCTGGTTCAAGAGATTAACTCCCTGGAACCAGAAATGGAAAGACTTTCAGATGAAGAACTCCGGAAGCTTACTGAGGAGTTCAGGAAAGAGCTTCGCAAAGAAACAGCCTCGCTGAGGGAAAGGGTGGAGGAAAAGAAAGCGGAGCTCGAAGCTGAAGAGGAGCCAGATTTAAGGGAAAAGCTTGAGGAAGAGTACAACCGCTTGGATGAAGAGCTGAGGAAAGCTGAAGAGAAATTTTTAAATCGCATTCTCCCCAAGGCCTTTGCGGCTGTAAGAGAGGCTTCCAAGCGCACTATAGGCCTTCGCCATTTTGACGTCCAACTTATGGGAGGGATCGTCCTCCACCAGGGCAAAGTGGCTGAGATGAAAACCGGAGAAGGCAAAACCCTGGTGGCCACACTGCCCGTTTATCTCAACGCCCTCACCGGCCGCGGGGTCCATGTGGTAACCGTAAACGATTATCTGGCTAAAAGAGATACCCAGTGGATGGGCCCCATTTACCACCTCCTGGGCCTCAAAGTAGGAGTTATTCAATCCTTAGCCGCTGATCCTGCTATGAGCTCTTTTATTTACGACCCCGATTACCTATCCGAAGATGACCGCTATCAACACCTGAGGCCTGTCTCCAGGCGTGAAGCTTACCTTGCCGATGTCACTTACGGCACCAATCACGAGTTTGGGTTTGATTACTTGCGGGACAACATGGTCCAGGACCTTTCAGAATGCGTGCAGAGGGGGCTAAACTACGCCATTGTTGACGAAATAGACAACATCCTTATAGATGAAGCCAGGACCCCTCTTATAATCTCGGGCCCGGCTCAGGAATCAGCCGAACTTTACAAAACTTTCGCCCACCTCGTTCCGCAACTTACCCCCGGCATTGATTATCAGGTGGACGAGAAAGCGCGCATCGCAACCCTGACCGAGGAAGGGATTGAGAAGGTGGAAAGGATGCTGGGGATTGAAAACCTCTATTCCTCTCAGTATTTCCACCTTTTACCTTATTTGGACAACGCCCTTAGGGCTTATGCCCTCTATCACCGGGATAAGGATTACATCGTCAAAGACAACGAGGTCATAATAGTGGATGAATTCACCGGCAGGCTCATGTATGGCCGCCGCTATTCCGAAGGCCTCCACCAAGCTATAGAAGCTAAAGAAGGAGTCCCAATCCAACGGGAAAGCCTTACCCTGGCTACAATTACTTTCCAGAACTACTTCCGCCTTTACAAAAAGCTTGCCGGCATGACGGGCACCGCCGCTACCGAGGCCGAAGAATTCTACAAGATTTATGGCCTTGATGTAGTAGTAATTCCAACCCACAAACCCATGATACGCATTGATTACCCCGATGTAGTTTACAAAACAGAGGAAGCCAAATTCAGAGCTGTAACCAAAGAAATCCTTCAGCTTCACTGTCAGGATCGACCGATCCTCGTAGGCACCCTTTCCATAGAGAAATCCGAGCATTTAAGCTCGAGGCTTTCCCCTCAGAGGCTCCAGGACCTGGCGAGAGTCATCATCCTCAGAGATGCTCTAAACTCTCGAAACGACATAGATTCCAGCCAAAGGGAAAAATGGAACAAAGCCCTCAACGTTCCCCTCGAAAAACTTGACCCCAGAGAAATAAACTCTATGGCGCGGAAACTGGGGGTCAACCCCAACATCCTGGCTCACGAGAACATCCTCCGGCTGGCGCAGGTTCTGGGGGTGGAAAATGTTCAGAAGCTGGAGAAAATTCTGCGGGAAGGAATACCCCACCAGGTTCTGAACGCTAAATATCACGAGAAAGAGGCCCAAATAATTGCCCAGGCCGGGAGGCCAGGAGCTGTCACCATCGCCACCAACATGGCTGGAAGAGGCGTTGACATCCTCCTGGGAGGCAACCCGGAGGGGTTAACCCGGGAGAAACTTCGCCAGGAAGGCTTTGATTTAACCCAGATCCGTTCTTCCGAGTGGGATGAAGCCCTCAAGATGCTGCGCCGTGGCGAGGACCCATCAGTTCGTTTCCCCACTCGTTGGGCACAAGTATTGGCAGAGATGTATAAAAAATGCCAGGAAGACCACCAAAAAGTAGTAAAACTCGGTGGCCTCCACGTAATTGGCACAGAACGCCATGAAGCTCGCCGAATTGACAACCAGCTCAGGGGAAGGGCAGGCCGTCAGGGTGATCCTGGCTCCTCTCGCTTTTACGTCTCTCTGGAGGATGAATTAATGCGAAAGATGGGAGGAGCTCAGGGCCTGCTGGAAAAAGTATGGGCTGATGAGGACATGCCCATCGAACATGGTTTGGTTACGAAAGCCATAGAACAAGCCCAGATTCGGATGGAAGGCTATAACTTTGACTACCGCAAGCACGTTCTGGAATACGACGATGTGGTAAACAAACAGAGGGAAGTAATCTACCGGCAGCGAAGGGAAATACTCAGGCAGAAGAACCTGCGGCCCTTCGTTATGGATATCCTGAAAGAGAAACTCTCAGCTCTGGTGGATTCCTATGCAGCTTCAGGAGAGGACGGCCGTCCCGATTGGAAAAGCCTTCATTCGGCAGTAAAAGCAGTGATACCGCCTGAATTCCTTCCTTCCCCTGATAGCTGGCGAGGCAAAAGCTCCCGTCAGATAGAAGAAGAGCTTCACGTTTTGGCTGAAAAGGCCTATGATACCCTCTCTTCGGCCATGGCCCGCGAGTTCTGGGATACTATGGCCGAACAGGGCAAACGCCTCATGGACCTTTCTCTGGAGCCCAATCCGATCTTCCGTTTAGTTTATGATTTTATATCTTCAGAACTGAAGGAGGAGCTGGAATCCATTAAGGGCAAGCCCTTCTCAGCTCTGGGGCGAACTTTGAGGGAAAGGCTCGAAAAGCCAATAGCTAAGGCATTGGCTCTGGGGCGGGATCGCTTCGTAATGCTCAGAGCGGTGGATTCCCTTTGGGTCAGGCACCTTACGGACCTTGATGAGCTTAAAGAAGGCATTGGGCTGAGAGCTTTCGGGCATCAGAACCCCCTCATAGCTTTTAAGCGGGAAGCTCATGAAATGTATGAGAACCTCCTGGCTCAGATAAGGGATCAAATAGCCCAGGGAGTCCTTTACACCTTCGTTGCGGTGAAGAAACCAGAACCTGCGATGCCGCGATTGAGAGTTCCTGTCCCAGCGCAGGTCCCACAGGGTCAGAGACGCCCTGGACGAAATGAGCCCTGCTGGTGTGGAAGTGGGAAAAAATACAAACACTGCCATATGCGACAGGATGAGGCGATGGGCAGACGTTAG